One part of the Melitaea cinxia chromosome 8, ilMelCinx1.1, whole genome shotgun sequence genome encodes these proteins:
- the LOC123656072 gene encoding uncharacterized protein LOC123656072, which translates to MPSVFDSELFDSRYSVYRCDRDYESRNEKLGGGVLIAVRKGLTVKDVIVQPSTKTCSSDVISICIGVKSNNKPTDFRVYCCYFPQCLLQRDDQFKFYEQVSESIILHPKDLYLLVGDFNISPANWSVDDTGATKLSHLQQGSHVQVNSLSTFLHINNLNQFNIVPNSNNRYLDLVISNANSVLVKQCEFPLVKEDSHHPALDIDFTYLRSNYLTGVPRVVKLFNKADYSIINKELSEVNWLECLNCLDMESAVEVFYNIINKVIDTFVPTKVVLEHRKYPIWYSSSLVKVIKEKLKFHKKWKIYGNYRDYCTFRMLRKRQKTVENDCYKKYIDHAENTIAKNSKYFWTFVKSKRQNTELPDMFYLDNFFTSDGQEITNLFNSYFYSSFESNSGISSSNSNDYDIHTCNNSLNLFSVDISLSMVDKYLKSLSLNKGSGPDGIPAIFLKSCSDSLRFSIYCLFSKSLRTSVMPSQWKRSYVIPILKSGDKHNIKNYRPISKLSCIPKMFEKIIYDIILPIIRPTIITQQHGFINRKSTETNLLEYVDFISCAMDKGFQVDAVYTDFSKAFDKISHSILLDKLKYIGVHGDLLRWIESYLANRSQAVTIKGFTSSFIPVPSGLDP; encoded by the coding sequence ATGCCCAGTGTATTTGATTCCGAGCTCTTTGACTCCAGATATTCAGTGTACCGTTGTGATCGCGATTATGAATCTCGAAATGAAAAACTGGGAGGTGGTGTACTGATTGCTGTGCGAAAGGGATTGACTGTTAAGGATGTTATTGTCCAACCGTCTACTAAAACTTGTTCATCGGATGTAATTTCCATTTGTATTGGcgttaaatctaataataagcCTACAGACTTTCGAGTATATTGCTGCTACTTCCCCCAGTGCTTGTTACAACGCGATGACCAATTTAAGTTTTACGAACAGGTGTCTGAATCAATCATTTTGCACCCTAAAGATCTTTATCTTTTGGtcggtgattttaatatttcaccCGCTAATTGGTCTGTTGATGATACAGGCGCTACTAAACTATCTCATTTGCAACAAGGTTCACATGTTCAGGTAAACTCGCTATCGACTTTTTTGCACATAAATAATCTTAACCAATTTAACATAGTTCCTAATTCTAATAATCGATATCTGGATTTGGTAATAAGTAATGCTAACAGTGTTTTAGTGAAACAGTGTGAGTTTCCACTAGTTAAAGAAGATTCACATCACCCGGCTCTGGATAttgattttacttatttaaggtCTAACTATCTTACGGGTGTTCCGAGGGTTGTTAAGCTTTTTAACAAAGCTGACtacagtattattaataaagagtTGTCTGAGGTTAATTGGCTGGAATGTTTGAATTGCTTGGATATGGAAAGTGCTGTtgaagttttttataatattatcaataaagttATTGATACGTTTGTTCCTACTAAGGTTGTACTTGAGCATAGAAAATATCCTATCTGGTATTCTTCTTCTCTCGTCAAGGTTATAAAGGAAAAGttaaagtttcataaaaaatggaaaatttacGGTAACTATAGGGACTATTGTACGTTTAGGATGCTGCGTAAGAGACAAAAAACGGTTGAAAACGATTGCTATAAGAAATACATAGATCATGCTGAGAATACCATTgctaaaaattctaaatatttttggacaTTTGTAAAATCTAAACGCCAAAATACTGAATTGCCTGATATGTTTTATctggataatttttttacaagtgatggACAAGAGATTACTAACCTCTTTAAcagctatttttattcatcctttgAGTCAAATTCCGGTATTTCTTCGTCTAATAGTAACGACTACGATATTCATACTTGCAACAACAGTTTAAACCTGTTTTCTGTTGATATTTCTTTGTCGATGgtggacaaatatttaaaatctttaagtCTAAATAAAGGCAGTGGCCCTGATGGGATACCTGCTATATTTTTGAAGAGCTGTTCTGACAGCTTAAGGTTTTCCATATATTGTCTTTTTTCTAAATCTTTGCGAACATCTGTAATGCCTTCTCAATGGAAAAGATCTTATGTCATACCAATCCTTAAAAGCGGtgataaacataacataaaaaattaccgcCCTATTTCAAAGTTAAGCTGCATTCCGAAGATGTTTGAGAAGATTATATACGACATTATACTACCTATAATAAGACCTACGATCATTACCCAGCAGCATggatttattaatagaaaatcaacggAGACAAATCTTTTGGAATacgttgattttatttcatgtgCAATGGACAAAGGTTTTCAGGTTGACGCCGTGTACACAGATTTTTCTAaggctttcgataaaatatctCATTCGATTCTTCttgataaattgaaatacatCGGTGTGCACGGTGACCTTCTGCGTTGGATTGAGTCGTACCTTGCTAACCGTAGTCAAGCAGTTACTATAAAAGGATTTACTTCATCTTTTATTCCAGTGCCATCCGGG
- the LOC123656073 gene encoding uncharacterized protein LOC123656073 — protein sequence MEFACCVKSACEYNDPLKCTFCERNFHIACALPSKSPNWDPDDSTRLSWQCPSCVGSSPRNNDDDTPCRYVTKRPKQKLEKSIANVTNKIAITEPNLSIAQVTIEQIRAIIKSELEVAFSSFQKNFDELRAEISTLRGSMQFLSDKYDHVTKRIESVEAKIKPLQAVKSDCLDLQSVVTSLQVEINKKEQWARRSNIEIVGVPETKNENLLNVISNISKVVDINTYAEADIDFVTRVSPKNNDSKKPRPIVIRFLCRYKKDDFLARLREKKNIICSDIGFVGNSNRIYFNDHLTSSNKMLLRKTKELARDKNYRYVWIKNCSIMARKNDTSSVLHIQTEKDLKKM from the coding sequence ATGGAGTTTGCTTGTTGCGTGAAATCTGCTTGTGAATATAACGATCCTCTTAAATGTACATTCTGTGAACGTAACTTTCACATTGCATGTGCGCTGCCATCAAAATCACCGAATTGGGATCCTGACGATAGCACGAGGCTGTCGTGGCAATGCCCTTCTTGTGTTGGCAGTTCTCCACGTAATAATGACGATGATACACCTTGCCGCTATGTAACTAAACGCCCTAAACAAAAGTTAGAAAAGAGTATCGCGAATGTTACAAACAAAATTGCAATAACTGAACCAAACTTAAGTATTGCACAGGTCACGATAGAACAAATTCGTGCCATAATAAAATCAGAACTTGAAGTAGCTTTTTCGTCATTCCAAAAAAACTTTGATGAGTTAAGGGCGGAAATATCTACACTGCGCGGTTCTATGCAGTTTCTTAGTGATAAATATGATCATGTCACCAAAAGGATAGAATCTGTTGAAGCGAAAATTAAACCTTTACAAGCTGTTAAGTCTGACTGCTTGGACCTACAAAGTGTCGTCACTTCGCTTCaggtagaaataaataaaaaggaacaaTGGGCACGTCGTTCAAATATCGAGATTGTTGGAGTCCCGGAAACAAAGAATGAAAACTTACTGAATGTTATTAGCAACATTTCGAAGGTCGTAGATATTAACACTTATGCCGAAGCGGATATTGATTTTGTCACCAGAGTTAGTCCTAAGAATAACGATTCGAAAAAACCTAGACCGATCGTTATTCGCTTTTTGTGTCGTTATAAAAAAGATGACTTTTTGGCGAGGTTGAgagaaaaaaagaacataatatGCAGTGACATAGGTTTTGTGGGTAACAGCAATCGCATATACTTTAATGACCACCTAACTAGTTCCAATAAAATGCTTCTTCGCAAAACAAAGGAGCTAGCTCGAGATAAAAACTATAGATATGTATGGATTAAGAACTGTTCGATAATGGCACGTAAAAATGACACGAGTTCTGTACTGCATATTCAAACCGAAAAGGATTTAAAAAAGATGTAA